The Peromyscus maniculatus bairdii isolate BWxNUB_F1_BW_parent chromosome 6, HU_Pman_BW_mat_3.1, whole genome shotgun sequence genome has a segment encoding these proteins:
- the LOC107399318 gene encoding uncharacterized protein LOC107399318, which translates to MSSHQQKQPFVARPQPQQHQVKQPCQPPPQGQSVPITTTTEPCRTDVPQPGKNKILKPCNTKVPEPGCTVVPEPDYTTMPGPGSTNIPEQDYTTMPGPGSTNISEQDYTTMPGPDSTNNPEQDYTTMPGPGSTNNPEQDYTTILGPGTTKIPEPDYTTMPGPGSTNNPEQDYTTILGPGTTKIPEPDYTTMPGPGSTNNPEQDYTTILGPGTTKIPEPDYTTMPGPGSTNNPEQDYTTILGPGTTKIPEPDYTTMPGPGSTNNPEQDYTTILGPGTTKIPEPDYTTMPGPGSTNNPEQDYTTILGPGTTKIPEPDYTTMPGPGSTNNPEQDYTTILGPGTTKIPEPDYTTMPGPGSTNNPEQDYTTILGPGTTKIPEPDYTTMPGPGSINNPEQDYTTMPGPGSTNNPEQDYTTILGPGTTKIPEPDYTTMPGPGSTNNPEQDYTTILGPGTTKIPEPDYTTMLGPGTTKIPEPDYTTMLGPGTTKIPEPDYTTMPGPCSTNLPGPACTMVPEPCSTNIPDSGCTMVSGPCSTNVPEPGYVNASEPNYTKVPDQGYTKVPGQGYSKVPEPCQSKATEVYPTNVTPELAQQKTKQK; encoded by the coding sequence ATGAGTTCCCACCAGCAGAAGCAGCCCTTTGTCGCACGTCCTCAGCCTCAACAGCATCAAGTGAAGCAACCTTGTCAGCCTCCACCACAAGGACAATCTGTTCCCATAACCACCACCACGGAGCCATGCCGCACAGATGTTCCACAACCAGGAAAAAACAAGATTCTGAAGCCATGCAATACCAAAGTGCCTGAGCCAGGCTGTACTGTCGTCCCTGAGCCGGATTATACCACAATGCCTGGACCAGGCTCTACCAACATCCCTGAGCAGGATTATACCACAATGCCTGGACCAGGCTCTACCAACATCTCTGAGCAGGATTATACCACAATGCCTGGACCAGACTCTACCAACAACCCTGAGCAGGATTATACCACAATGCCTGGACCAGGCTCTACCAACAACCCTGAGCAGGATTATACCACAATACTGGGGCCAGGTACTACCAAAATCCCTGAGCCAGATTATACCACAATGCCTGGACCAGGCTCTACCAACAACCCTGAGCAGGATTATACCACAATACTGGGGCCAGGTACTACCAAAATCCCTGAGCCAGATTATACCACAATGCCTGGACCAGGCTCTACCAACAACCCTGAGCAGGATTATACCACAATACTGGGGCCAGGTACTACCAAAATCCCTGAGCCAGATTATACCACAATGCCTGGACCAGGCTCTACCAACAACCCTGAGCAGGATTATACCACAATACTGGGGCCAGGTACTACCAAAATCCCTGAGCCAGATTATACCACAATGCCTGGACCAGGCTCTACCAACAACCCTGAGCAGGATTATACCACAATACTGGGGCCAGGTACTACCAAAATCCCTGAGCCAGATTATACCACAATGCCTGGACCAGGCTCTACCAACAACCCTGAGCAGGATTATACCACAATACTGGGGCCAGGTACTACCAAAATCCCTGAGCCAGATTATACCACAATGCCTGGACCAGGCTCTACCAACAACCCTGAGCAGGATTATACCACAATACTGGGGCCAGGTACTACCAAAATCCCTGAGCCAGATTATACCACAATGCCTGGACCAGGCTCTACCAACAACCCTGAGCAGGATTATACCACAATACTGGGGCCAGGTACTACCAAAATCCCTGAGCCAGATTATACCACAATGCCTGGACCAGGCTCTATCAACAACCCTGAGCAGGATTATACCACAATGCCTGGACCAGGCTCTACCAACAACCCTGAGCAGGATTATACCACAATACTGGGGCCAGGTACTACCAAAATCCCTGAGCCAGATTATACCACAATGCCTGGACCAGGCTCTACCAACAACCCTGAGCAGGATTATACCACAATACTGGGGCCAGGTACTACCAAAATCCCTGAGCCAGATTATACCACAATGCTGGGGCCAGGTACTACCAAAATCCCTGAGCCAGATTATACCACAATGCTGGGGCCAGGTACTAccaaaatcccagagccagattaTACCACAATGCCTGGGCCATGCTCTACCAACCTCCCTGGGCCAGCTTGCACCATGGTTCCTGAGCCATGTTCCACCAATATCCCTGACTCGGGTTGTACCATGGTTTCTGGGCCATGCTCTACCAATGTCCCTGAACCTGGCTATGTGAATGCCTCAGAGCCCAACTATACCAAGGTCCCTGATCAGGGCTATACCAAGGTACCTGGTCAGGGATATTCTAAGGTACCAGAGCCATGCCAATCCAAGGCTACTGAGGTGTACCCCACAAATGTCACTCCAGAATTGGCTCAGCAGAAGACTAAGCAGAAGTAA